The Cryobacterium sp. SO1 genomic sequence ACCTCGAGGCCCATTCCGGCCATCGGGCCGACCGTGACAATGAGCACATCCTGCTGGCTGCTGCGCAGGAGCACGTCGACGCCGTCGGGCAGGCGTTCCAACGCGTCGTATTCCACGCCCGTGCTGCCCTTGGGGAAACGCAGCACGGTGGGGGCATCGTCCACCAGAACCGCCTCGGCGAGCTCCTCACGGAGCCGGGTCGAGTCGCGTGGGGCGGCGAGCCTGATGTGCGGGATGACCTGCAGGATCGCGAGGTCCCACATGCCGTGGTGACTCGGGCCGTCCGGCCCGGTGACCCCGGCCCGGTCGAGCACGAACGTGACCCCTGCACGGTGCAGGGCAACGTCCATCAGTACCTGGTCGAACGCGCGGTTGATGAAGGTGGCGTACAGGGCCACGACGGGGTGCAGGCCGCCGAAGGCGAGCCCTGCGGCGCTCGTGACCGCGTGCTGCTCGGCGATCCCGACGTCATGCACCCGCTCCGGGAACCGTTCGGCCATCTTGTGCAGCCCGGTGGGGCGCAGCATCGCCGCGGTGATCGCCACAAGTTTGGGATTCTCAGTGGCGAGGCTGAGCAGTTCGTCGGCGAATACCGAGGTCCACGACGGAGCTCCGGCGGACTCGGTGGGCTCCCCGGTCTCGGGGTCGATCACGCCGACAGCGTGGAACTGGTCTGCGACGTCCTGCACGGCAGGGTCGTAGCCTTTGCCCTTCTGGGTGATGGTGTGCACGATAACGGGCGCGCCGTAGTCCTTAGCCTGGCTGAGGGCTTCGAGCATGGCCTCCATGTCGTGTCCGTCGACCGGGCCGATGTATTTGATGTCGAGGTTGGAGTACAACGCCTCGTTGTTGGAGAACCGGCTGAGAAAGCCGTGCAGGCCGCCGCGCACACCGCGGAAGATGGCACGGGCCGGCGCTCCCATGTGGTCGAACGCCTGGCGACTGGTGAGGTACGCCGCCTTATAGCTGGCGCGCAACCGCACGGTGTTGAGAAACCGGGCCATGCCGCCGATGGTGGGCGCGTAGGAGCGCCCATTGTCGTTGATGACGATGATCAGGCGGCGATTGTTGTCGTCGCTGATGTTGTTGAGGGCTTCCCAGGTCATTCCGCCGGTGAGCGAGCCGTCACCGACGACGGCGATGACATGCCGATCGCTCTGGCCGGTCATCTCAAAGGCACGGGAGATGCCGTCGGCCCAGGACAGCGAACTGGATGCGTGCGAGCTCTCGACGATGTCGTGCTCCGACTCGCGCCGCTGCGGGTAGCCCGCCAGCCCGCCGGTCTGGCGCAGCCGGCTGAAGTCCTGGCGGCCGGTGAGCAACTTGTGCACGTAGGACTGGTGCCCGGTGTCGAACACGATCGCGTCGCGCGGCGAATCGAAGAGCCGGTGGATGGCGATGGTCATCTCGACGACGCCGAGGTTGGGGCCCAGGTGACCGCCGGTCTTGGAGATTTCGGCAACCAGGAAGGCGCGAACCTCGGCGGCCAGCTCGACGAGCTGCTCCTTCGAGAGACCGTCGAGGTCCCGGGGACCGTGGATCGTCTCCAGAAGGGTCATTGGGCCAGCCTTTCACGATATTGAAGCAACGAAATACGCGCCACGAGAACGCAGAACGGGCGCGCAGTTCGGATTCCCCGAGTCTACGCGCCAGTCTGCGACGATTCTGCGAATTGCCGGTTAGGCCACGAGAGAACGCAGCACGTACTGCAGGATGCCGCCGTTGCGGTAG encodes the following:
- the dxs gene encoding 1-deoxy-D-xylulose-5-phosphate synthase, with protein sequence MTLLETIHGPRDLDGLSKEQLVELAAEVRAFLVAEISKTGGHLGPNLGVVEMTIAIHRLFDSPRDAIVFDTGHQSYVHKLLTGRQDFSRLRQTGGLAGYPQRRESEHDIVESSHASSSLSWADGISRAFEMTGQSDRHVIAVVGDGSLTGGMTWEALNNISDDNNRRLIIVINDNGRSYAPTIGGMARFLNTVRLRASYKAAYLTSRQAFDHMGAPARAIFRGVRGGLHGFLSRFSNNEALYSNLDIKYIGPVDGHDMEAMLEALSQAKDYGAPVIVHTITQKGKGYDPAVQDVADQFHAVGVIDPETGEPTESAGAPSWTSVFADELLSLATENPKLVAITAAMLRPTGLHKMAERFPERVHDVGIAEQHAVTSAAGLAFGGLHPVVALYATFINRAFDQVLMDVALHRAGVTFVLDRAGVTGPDGPSHHGMWDLAILQVIPHIRLAAPRDSTRLREELAEAVLVDDAPTVLRFPKGSTGVEYDALERLPDGVDVLLRSSQQDVLIVTVGPMAGMGLEVAERLAAQGIGATVVDPRWVVPVPKSIIELAAQHRIVVSIEDGIRVGGIGTRIRQDLREAGVDTAVTELGLPDEFLDHGTRAEILERVGLTPQHIARDVVAMVLGSKLPHARALPADSTRAEGPGTGSIPLQRAPRD